From Oryza sativa Japonica Group chromosome 4, ASM3414082v1, one genomic window encodes:
- the LOC9269370 gene encoding protein BYPASS1-LIKE-like, which yields MPATDSSSAAAPLTSFGRSFLSHRRDQIPPPPPDHHSHSHTQHPSSSDLEIDAFHRHAADLLHDLLSDSNSDPSAPDLLSLAWTRRLLDSFLICLEEFRAILFALADSQPLSRPPLDRLLLDFLDRAVKALDLCNALRDGLDLIRQWRKHLAIAAAALAPAPAAQRGEAQIRRARKALTDLTILMLDDKDAGGVVGQRNRSFGRAGTTRDSLPHGHGHHRRSSSGGSSGSGSGSHLRSLSWSVSRTWSAARQLQAIGGGLTVPRANDIAATGGLASAVYAMGAVLFVVTWALVAAIPCQDRGLQAHLTAVPRTFPWAGPLITLFDRILDESKKKDRKHSCGLLKEIHQIERCSRQLMEVTDAAEFPLADDKDSEVQEATQELVQVCGSLKDGLDPLERQVREMFHRVVRTRTEILDYLSRPHNAG from the coding sequence atgcCGGCCACCGAttcctcgtcggcggccgcgccgcTCACCTCCTTCGGCCGCTCCTTCCTCTCCCACCGCCGCGACCAGatccctcctcccccacccGACCACCACTCCCACTCCCACACCCAACACCCCTCTTCCTCCGACCTCGAGATCGACGCCTtccaccgccacgccgccgacctcctccacgACCTCCTCTCCGACTCCAACTCCGACCCCtccgccccggacctcctctccctcgcttggacgcgccgcctcctcgactCCTTCCTCATCTGCCTCGAGGAGTTCCGCGCTATCCTCTTCGCCCTCGCTGACTCCCAGCCCCTCTCCCGCCCCCCGCtcgaccgcctcctcctcgactTCCTCGACCGCGCCGTCAAGGCCCTCGACCTCTGCAACGCCCTCCGCGACGGCCTCGACCTCATCCGCCAGTGGCGCAAGcacctcgccatcgccgccgccgctctcgcccccgcccccgccgcgcagCGAGGAGAGGCCCAgatccgccgcgcccgcaagGCCCTCACCGATCTCACCATCCTCATGCTCGACGACAAGGACGCTGGGGGAGTCGTCGGACAGCGCAACCGCTCCTTCGGCCGCGCCGGTACTACTCGGGACTCCCTTccccacggccacggccaccaccgccggagcagcagcggcgggagCTCCGGGTCCGGCTCTGGCTCCCATCTCAGGTCACTCTCCTGGAGCGTCTCCCGCACATGGTCCGCCGCGCGCCAGCTGCAGGCCATCGGGGGAGGCCTCACGGTGCCCCGCGCGAACGACATCGCCGCCACCGGaggcctcgcctccgccgtctaCGCCATGGGCGCCGTGCTGTTCGTCGTCACCTGGGCGCTCGTGGCAGCAATCCCATGCCAGGACCGCGGCCTCCAGGCGCACCTCACAGCGGTGCCCAGGACCTTCCCCTGGGCTGGCCCCCTCATCACACTCTTCGACCGCATCCTCGACGAGTCCAAGAAGAAGGACCGCAAGCACTCATGCGGCCTGCTCAAGGAGATCCACCAGATTGAGCGCTGCTCGCGGCAGCTCATGGAGGTCACTGATGCTGCGGAGTTCCCCTTGGCCGACGACAAGGATTCCGAGGTGCAGGAGGCCACGCAGGAGCTGGTGCAAGTTTGCGGGTCACTCAAGGATGGGCTGGACCCTCTTGAGCGCCAGGTGCGGGAGATGTTCCACAGGGTTGTGCGCACCCGGACAGAAATCCTCGACTACCTCAGTAGGCCGCACAACGCCGGGTGA
- the LOC4337483 gene encoding cationic peroxidase SPC4, whose protein sequence is MALRRMGIILVLLAIATLLSPAVSARFISLPTDHLPITTPPLADGLGFDLYSDSCPQLETTVRSAVQAALQQEIALAAGLLRIFFHDCFPQGCDASLLLTGANSEQQLPPNLTLQPRALQLIEDIRAQVHAACGPTVSCADITALATRDAIVASGGLPYDVPLGRLDSFAPAPSDAVFQLPQPTSDVSTLLSAFQTRNLDNVDLVALSGGHSIGRARCSSFSNRFREDDDFARRLAANCSNDGSRLQELDVTTPDVFDNKYYSNLVAGQGVFTSDQGLTGDWRTSWVVNGFAGNHWWFYGQFGSSMVKLGQLQGPSGNVGEIRRNSCFVPNSQTILAAAGDDGFTASA, encoded by the exons ATGGCGTTGAGAAGAATGGGCATCATTCTTGTGCTCTTGGCCATTGCTACTCTGCTCTCGCCGGCAGTGTCCGCACGGTTCATCTCTCTGCCCACCGACCATCTTCCAATCACTACGCCGCCCCTCGCCGACGGCCTCGGCTTCGACCTCTACAGCGACTCGTGCCCGCAGCTGGAGACCACCGTGCGCTCCGCCGTGCAGGCGGCGCTCCAGCAGGAgatcgccctcgccgccggcctcctccgcatcttcttccacgactgcttccCCCAG GGCTGCGACGCGTCGCTGCTTCTGACGGGAGCCAACAGCGAGCAGCAGCTGCCGCCCAACCTGACTCTGCAACCACGGGCGCTGCAGCTCATCGAGGACATCCGCGCCCAGGTGCACGCCGCATGCGGCCCcaccgtctcctgcgccgacatcaCCGCCCTCGCCACCCGcgacgccatcgtcgcc TCCGGTGGTCTGCCCTACGACGTGCCGCTCGGCCGCCTCGACAGCTTCGCGCCGGCTCCCAGCGACGCCGTCTTCCAGCTCCCGCAGCCCACCTCCGACGTCTCCACGCTGCTCAGCGCCTTCCAGACCCGCAACCTCGACAACGTCGACCTCGTCGCGCTCTCCGGCGGCCACTCCATCGGCAGGGCGCGATGCAGCTCCTTCTCCAACCGCTTCCGCGAGGACGACGACTTCGCCAGGAGGCTCGCCGCCAACTGCTCTAACGACGGCAGCCGCCTGCAGGAGCTTGATGTCACCACCCCGGACGTGTTCGACAACAAGTACTACAGCAACCTGGTGGCCGGTCAGGGGGTGTTCACCTCCGAccaggggctcaccggcgaCTGGCGCACCAGCTGGGTGGTCAATGGCTTCGCCGGCAACCACTGGTGGTTCTACGGCCAGTTCGGCAGCTCCATGGTGAAGCTGGGACAGCTCCAGGGTCCTTCAGGGAACGTCGGCGAGATCCGCCGCAACAGCTGCTTCGTGCCCAACAGCCAGACCATCcttgcggccgccggcgacgatggctTCACGGCATCTGCTTGA
- the LOC4337482 gene encoding peroxidase 12 translates to MASKLGMVVLLISGLFAARCAAVVTTGEPVVAGLSWGFYDTSCPSVEGIVRWHVTEALRRDIGIAAGLVRIFFHDCFPQGCDASVLLTGSQSELGEIPNQTLRPSALKLIEDIRAAVHSACGAKVSCADITTLATRDAIVASGGPYFDVPLGRRDGLAPASSDKVGLLPAPFFDVPTLIQAFKDRNLDKTDLVALSGAHTIGLGHCGSFNDRFDGSKPIMDPVLVKKLQAKCAKDVPVNSVTQELDVRTPNAFDNKYYFDLIAKQGIFKSDQGLIEDAQTNRTAVRFALNQAAFFDQFARSMVKMSQMDVLTGNAGEIRNNCAAPNRRSSDLLNAADDDQGFAADA, encoded by the exons ATGGCGTCCAAGCTGGGTATGGTTGTGCTACTGATCTCGGGCCTCTTTGCTGCCCGTTGCGCGGCCGTGGTGACCACCGGCGaacccgtcgtcgccggcctctcctGGGGGTTCTATGACACGTCGTGCCCGTCGGTGGAGGGCATCGTGAGGTGGCACGTCACCGAGGCCCTCCGCCGCGACATCGgcatcgccgccggcctcgtccgcatcttcttccacgactgcttccCGCAG GGGTGCGACGCGTCGGTCCTCCTGACGGGTTCCCAAAGCGAGCTGGGTGAGATACCCAACCAGACGCTGCGGCCGTCGGCGCTGAAGCTCATCGAGGACATCCGCGCCGCCGTACACTCCGCCTGCGGCGCCAAGGTGTCCTGCGCCGACATCACCACGCTCGCCACGCGTGACGCCATCGTCGCC TCCGGCGGGCCCTACTTCGACGTGCCTCTGGGGCGGCGCGACGGGCTGGCACCGGCGTCGAGCGACAAGGTGGGCCTCCTGCCGGCGCCCTTCTTCGACGTGCCCACGCTCATCCAGGCGTTCAAGGACCGAAACCTGGACAAGACGGACCTGGTGGCGCTGTCCGGCGCGCACACCATCGGACTAGGCCACTGCGGCAGCTTCAACGACCGCTTCGATGGCTCCAAGCCCATCATGGACCCTGTGCTGGTGAAGAAGCTGCAGGCCAAGTGCGCCAAGGACGTGCCGGTGAACTCGGTCACGCAGGAGCTGGACGTCCGCACGCCCAACGCCTTCGACAACAAGTACTACTTCGACCTCATCGCCAAGCAGGGGATCTTCAAGTCCGACCAGGGCCTCATCGAGGACGCGCAGACCAACCGCACCGCCGTCCGCTTCGCCCTCAACCAGGCCGCCTTCTTCGACCAGTTCGCACGCTCCATGGTCAAGATGAGCCAGATGGACGTCCTCACCGGCAACGCCGGCGAGATCCGCAACAACTGCGCCGCTCCCAACCGCCGCTCCTCCGACCTCCTCAACGCTGCCGACGACGACCAAGgcttcgccgccgacgcctaA
- the LOC4337479 gene encoding WAT1-related protein At1g68170 isoform X1, with protein sequence MGAGEVVQGLKPVAAMVVVQVVFAGVNIFYKLAVVCDGMDMRVLVAYRYLFASAVLAPLAYFVERKNRTKMTWRVLMLSFVCGLSGGSLAQNLYISGMKLTSATFATAMTNLIPAVTFVLAVLCRYERLAIRTVAGQAKVAGTLLGVGGAMLLTLYKGAELNPWHTHLDLVAALEARHPAAAAATGNNDRVIMGSMLVVGSCVFYAVWLILQAKLSREYPFHYTSTALMCVMSGAQSAAFALLVDREPARWRLGLDIRLLSVVYSGVLASGVMLVVLSWCVKRRGPLFASVFNPLMLVVVAVLGSLLLDEKMHVGTLLGAALIVVGLYAVLWGKGRETALEAAKVGDDNDNHHIHVVVVVPPEQAQPQPHQQAEADADATTTACEQPSDSDRANIASSLRHSHRYFHRSCGF encoded by the exons ATGGGGGCCGGCGAGGTGGTGCAGGGGCTGAagccggtggcggcgatggtggtggtgcaggTGGTGTTCGCCGGAGTGAACATATTCTACAAGCTGGCGGTGGTGTGCGACGGCATGGACATGCGCGTCCTCGTCGCCTACCGCTACCtcttcgcctccgccgtcctcgccCCGCTCGCCTACTTCGTCGAGAG GAAGAACAGAACAAAGATGACGTGGAGAGTGCTGATGCTGTCGTTCGTCTGCGGACTCTCCGG GGGGTCGCTGGCGCAGAACCTGTACATCTCGGGGATGAAGCTGACGTCGGCcaccttcgccaccgccatgaCCAACCTCATCCCGGCCGTCACcttcgtcctcgccgtcctctGCCGCTACGAGCGCCTCGCCATCCGCACCGTCGCCGGCCAGGCCAAGGTCGCCGGCACGCTGCTCGGGGTCGGCGGCGCCATGCTGCTCACCTTGTACAAGGGCGCCGAGCTCAACCCCTGGCACACCCACctcgacctcgtcgccgccctggAGGcgcgccaccccgccgccgccgccgccaccgggaaTAACGACCGCGTGATCATGGGGTCGATGCTGGTGGTGGGCAGCTGCGTGTTCTACGCGGTGTGGCTGATCCTGCAGGCGAAGCTGAGCCGCGAGTACCCGTTCCACTACACCAGCACGGCGCTGATGTGCGTGATGAGCGGCGCGCAGTCGGCGGCGTTCGCGCTGTTGGTGGACAGGGAGCCCGCGCGGTGGCGGCTGGGGCTGGACATCCGGCTGCTGTCGGTGGTCTACTCCGGCGTGCTGGCCTCCGGCGTGATGCTGGTGGTGCTGTCGTGGTGCGTGAAGCGGCGCGGACCGCTGTTCGCGTCGGTGTTCAACCCGCtgatgctggtggtggtggccgtgctGGGGTCCCTCCTGCTCGACGAGAAGATGCACGTCGGCACCCTGCTCGGCGCCGCCCTCATCGTCGTCGGCCTCTACGCCGTGCTCTGGGGCAAGGGACGCGAGACCGCCCTCGAGGCCGCCAAGGTCGGCGACGACAACGATAACCACCacatccacgtcgtcgtcgtcgtgccgccggaacaagcgcagccgcagccgcaccAACAAGCGGAAGCTGATGCTGATGCCACGACGACGGCATGCGAACAACCATCGGATTCGGACCGGGCGAATATTGCATCCTCTTTACGACACAGCCATAGATACTTCCATCGTTCTTGCgggttttaa
- the LOC4337479 gene encoding WAT1-related protein At1g25270 isoform X2, with protein sequence MTWRVLMLSFVCGLSGGSLAQNLYISGMKLTSATFATAMTNLIPAVTFVLAVLCRYERLAIRTVAGQAKVAGTLLGVGGAMLLTLYKGAELNPWHTHLDLVAALEARHPAAAAATGNNDRVIMGSMLVVGSCVFYAVWLILQAKLSREYPFHYTSTALMCVMSGAQSAAFALLVDREPARWRLGLDIRLLSVVYSGVLASGVMLVVLSWCVKRRGPLFASVFNPLMLVVVAVLGSLLLDEKMHVGTLLGAALIVVGLYAVLWGKGRETALEAAKVGDDNDNHHIHVVVVVPPEQAQPQPHQQAEADADATTTACEQPSDSDRANIASSLRHSHRYFHRSCGF encoded by the exons ATGACGTGGAGAGTGCTGATGCTGTCGTTCGTCTGCGGACTCTCCGG GGGGTCGCTGGCGCAGAACCTGTACATCTCGGGGATGAAGCTGACGTCGGCcaccttcgccaccgccatgaCCAACCTCATCCCGGCCGTCACcttcgtcctcgccgtcctctGCCGCTACGAGCGCCTCGCCATCCGCACCGTCGCCGGCCAGGCCAAGGTCGCCGGCACGCTGCTCGGGGTCGGCGGCGCCATGCTGCTCACCTTGTACAAGGGCGCCGAGCTCAACCCCTGGCACACCCACctcgacctcgtcgccgccctggAGGcgcgccaccccgccgccgccgccgccaccgggaaTAACGACCGCGTGATCATGGGGTCGATGCTGGTGGTGGGCAGCTGCGTGTTCTACGCGGTGTGGCTGATCCTGCAGGCGAAGCTGAGCCGCGAGTACCCGTTCCACTACACCAGCACGGCGCTGATGTGCGTGATGAGCGGCGCGCAGTCGGCGGCGTTCGCGCTGTTGGTGGACAGGGAGCCCGCGCGGTGGCGGCTGGGGCTGGACATCCGGCTGCTGTCGGTGGTCTACTCCGGCGTGCTGGCCTCCGGCGTGATGCTGGTGGTGCTGTCGTGGTGCGTGAAGCGGCGCGGACCGCTGTTCGCGTCGGTGTTCAACCCGCtgatgctggtggtggtggccgtgctGGGGTCCCTCCTGCTCGACGAGAAGATGCACGTCGGCACCCTGCTCGGCGCCGCCCTCATCGTCGTCGGCCTCTACGCCGTGCTCTGGGGCAAGGGACGCGAGACCGCCCTCGAGGCCGCCAAGGTCGGCGACGACAACGATAACCACCacatccacgtcgtcgtcgtcgtgccgccggaacaagcgcagccgcagccgcaccAACAAGCGGAAGCTGATGCTGATGCCACGACGACGGCATGCGAACAACCATCGGATTCGGACCGGGCGAATATTGCATCCTCTTTACGACACAGCCATAGATACTTCCATCGTTCTTGCgggttttaa
- the LOC4337480 gene encoding tubby-like F-box protein 7 — MSFRSIVRDFRDSFGTLSKRSFEVKISGFSGRHRGKSIGPSSELDDTPVVAQQSKWAGLPPELLRDVMKRLEEDDSNWPSRKDVVACASVCTTWRDMCKDIVRNPEFCGKLTFPVSLKQPGPRDGVIQCFIKRDKSKLTYHLYLCLSSAVLDETGKFLLSAKRSRRTTHTDYIISMDSKNISRSSSGYIGKLRSNFLGTKFIIYDTQPPYNARTLCSQERTSRRFSSRKVSPKVPTGCYPIVQVNYELNVLGTRGPRRMQCAMHSIPASAVEPGGIVPGQPKELLPRLFEESFRSMATSFSKYSITDHSTDFSSSRFSEFGGGALQGQEQEQDGDDVNKERPLVLRNKAPRWHEQLQCWCLNFRGRVTVASVKNFQLIAAAPQPSSGAASEPSQAGQAAQQQTQPSQPSSSSSSSSSNHDTVILQFGKVAKDMFTMDYRYPLSAFQAFAICLTSFDTKLACE, encoded by the exons ATGTCTTTCCGCAGCATAGTTCGTGATTTCAGGGACAGTTTCGGGACTCTATCCAAGCGGAGTTTCGAGGTGAAAATTTCAGGCTTTTCGGGCCGTCACAGAGGGAAATCCATTGGACCATCAAGCGAGCTGGATGACACGCCCGTGGTAGCTCAGCAAAGCAAGTGGGCTGGTCTTCCTCCTGAATTACTTCGCGACGTGATGAAAAGGCTGGAGGAAGATGATAGCAATTGGCCCTCCCGCAAGGATGTTGTTGCCTGCGCTTCAGTTTGTACGACTTGGAGAGACATGTGCAAAGATATTGTCAGGAACCCTGAATTTTGTGGAAAGCTTACATTTCCAGTGTCTCTTAAGCAG CCTGGACCTCGAGATGGAGTAATCCAATGTTTCATAAAAAGGGACAAATCAAAACTAACTTATCATCTCTACCTGTGCCTTAGCTCTG CTGTGCTTGATGAGACTGGAAAGTTCCTACTATCAGCTAAAAGGAGCCGGCGAACGACACACACTGACTACATCATTTCTATGGACTCCAAAAATATCTCCCGATCAAGTAGTGGCTATATTGGGAAGTTGAG GTCAAATTTCCTCGGCACCAAATTCATCATCTATGACACGCAGCCTCCATACAATGCTCGGACACTTTGCTCACAAGAACGGACGAGCCGTCGGTTCTCCTCTAGGAAAGTTTCCCCAAAAGTTCCAACGGGTTGTTATCCCATCGTGCAGGTGAATTATGAGCTAAATGTGCTTGGAACCCGGGGACCAAGACGGATGCAATGCGCTATGCATTCCATCCCAGCATCAGCAGTAGAGCCTGGTGGCATTGTGCCTGGCCAACCTAAAGAGCTCCTCCCAAGGTTATTTGAGGAGTCCTTCCGCAGTATGGCAACTTCCTTCTCCAAGTACTCCATCACAGATCATTCGACAGACTTCAGTAGTTCTCGCTTCTCTGAGTTTGGGGGAGGGGCTCTGCAAGggcaagagcaagagcaagatGGCGATGATGTGAACAAGGAGAGGCCTTTGGTTCTCCGGAACAAAGCACCAAGGTGGCATGAACAGCTGCAATGCTGGTGCCTCAACTTCCGTGGCCGTGTGACGGTGGCTTCAGTGAAGAACTTCCAGCTGATAGCTGCTGCACCTCAGCCATCTTCTGGAGCCGCCTCTGAACCTTCACAGGCAGGGCAGGCTGCACAACAGCAAACCCAACCTTCTCAGCCATcgagttcgtcgtcgtcgtcatcatccaaCCATGATACGGTGATCCTGCAATTCGGCAAAGTTGCAAAGGACATGTTCACCATGGATTACCGGTACCCATTGTCGGCCTTCCAGGCTTTTGCTATCTGTTTGACCAGCTTTGACACCAAGCTGGCATGTGAATAA